The following DNA comes from Clostridia bacterium.
ACGAAGTTCTTGAACTTACAGCTACTCAGATGTTCGAAGGCGAATTAGATTTAGAAGTTGCAGATGACGAAGGTATTTTAACATACTACAAAGTTTCTTCTGACGAATCTAAAGCTACAGAAGTTGAACTTTCAAAAGAAATAGTAGTTTACAAAAATCAGAATGTAGAAGCAGTAAAAAAAGCTGATTATTCTGACATTGAAAGCGCTTACGCTGCTGGTAACATCCAGTCTCTTAAATTAATTGAAAATAACAAAGATAACAAAGGTTATGATGTATTAATCTACACAGAAGTTAAATCTGATATCGTTAAAGAAATCAACGATTTTACTGAAAGTGTAACTGGTCAGTTAAATAACGACATTTATGATTTTGATAAAGAAATCGAAGACCAGATTTATACATTAAAAGATGTTAATGGTAAAGAATTATCATTTGCTGACATTAAAGTTGGCGATATCATCAATGTAATTGAATCAGTAGATGCTAAAGATAAATCATACTTTGAATACATTATCTCTTCTGATAAAGTTGAAGGTACTGTTACAGAAGAAGACGAAAGTGGTAAAACAGTAGTTATCGGCGACAAAGAATACAAACTTGCTGACGGCGTTTCAGTTGAACCTAGCGACAAAGGTACTTTCTATGTAGATATCATGGGCAATATCATCTATAAAGAATTAGACGTTTCTTCTAGAACATTTGGTATCTTATACCAGATCGAAGTTGCTGACGGTCTTGAAGAAGGTATTGAAGTTACTATCTACACAAGAGAAGGAAACTTTGATGTATTCACTCTTGATAGCGAAGTAGAATTAAATGGCTTAGGTGAAGTTGAATTAGCTGATTTATCAGCTGCTACAAAGAATAAATTAGTATATGATGAAGATGTAACAGTATTTGATGTTACAACAACACCAGAACTTGTTATGTACTCTGCAAACTCTTCAGGTGAAATCAGCTCTTTAATTAATAAAGCTAACATTGAAGCAAAAGCTAGCGACTATTATGTTGTAGACGAAGATGAAGCTGAATACAGTGCTGACTATGAATCTATTGACGATGCAATTATAGTTGATTCTTCAGTTATCGTTGCAAGTAAAGATGACAAATTAGTTAGAAAAGTAGATAACTACTCTATTTCTTCAAAAGCTGTTTTCAACGAAAAAGTTAAGTCAAACATCACTTATATTGCTGAAGAAGCTACTGATGAATTAGTATATGCAATCGTATACAATGCAACTGCTAAAGTTGAAGCTACAAATCCTGTAATGGTTGTTAATGCAGTTAATAAAGGCGAAACAGAAGACGGCGATGAATACTCAATCGTTAAAGGTTATGTTAACGGCGAATTAAAATCATTTAACTTAACAAATGATGCAGATATAGAAACTCTATCTAAATCAGGTTCTAAAGCAATCGCTAAAGGTGCTTTAATTCAGTACAACGAAGGCGACTTTGCTAGTGCAGTTAGAATTATTGCTACAGCAGCAGATGTTGAAGCAGCTGCTAAAGGCGAATTAACTGGTTACGGCGAAGACTACAAAGACGATGAAACAGGTTACTTAGTATCTGGTAAAGTTGATGATTACAGAAATGGTAAAATCTTCTTTGATGGTGCAGAATCTGGACTTTCATTTAAATCTGGAACACCAACAGTTAAAGTTACACTTAAAGATTCAAAAATCAGCAAACTATCTGCTGGTTACTCAATCTCTTATGCTGAAACTAAAGAAAACTACAAAGAAAACAACAAAGACGTTGTAATCGTTTACAACTATGACAGAGAAAACATGATCTGCGTAGTTATCGATCTTGGCGATGCTAACAAAAAATAAGATTAACCTTTAAATAGTTAACTTATAAATTAAATGCCTCGGGGGTTTCCCCGAGGTATTTTTTTGTAAAATTTTTATATAAAAAAGAGAAACCGTAAAAGGTTTCTCTTTTTCTTTACAAAGCAATGGGGATTATACTGCTTTGCACACCAAAGATAAATCTTCGGTAATAATTTTAAAAAAGGGATTTAAGGGGTTATTGGGGGGTGTTATAAAGTATTTCTTTACTTTATAGTTTAATTATAAATTACATTTATGATGATATAATGAAAAGAATATGAATAAATTATTAACTTATAAATTTTTAATCTTTTATTTTTTAATAATATATGTTAAAATATAACTAAAGGGAGTGTTTATTATGAAATGTCCGTTTTGTGGATTTGCAGATTCCAAAGTTATAGAAACCCGTACAGTTGACGATACTAACTCTATAAGACGAAGAAGAGAGTGTTTAGAATGTCAGCAAAGGTTTACAACATACGAAAAGGTTGAAAATATTCCGTTGGTTATAATAAAGAAGAATAAAACAAGAGAAACCTTTGACCGTGAAAAAGTTCTTGCAGGAATTATTACTGCATGTCAGAAGCGCCCTGTTACTGCTTCTCAGATGGAGCAGATGGTTGACGAAATTGAGCAACAACTTCTTAATTCATTAGAAAGAGAAGTTCCAAGCACAGTTATAGGCGAACTTGTTATGCAGAAACTAAAGGATGTTGACGAGGTTGCATATGTGCGTTTTGCATCAGTTTACAGGCAATTTAAAGATATAAATACATTTATGTCTGAACTTAAGAAATTATTATCATGAGAGAATATATTGACTTACACACTCATTCTACCTGTTCTGACGGGTCTTTTACCCCAAAAGAAATTATAGCCCACGCAGACGAAATAGGGTTATACGCAGTAGCACTTACTGACCACGATAATATTGACGGAATCTTAGAGGCGAAAAAAGAAGCACTAAAAAGGGATATAATCTTTATTCCGGGCATTGAAATCAGTTGCGATTTTTCAAGCGAACTTCATATAGTCGGACTTAATATTGACTGTGAGAGCGAAAAGTTAGTTAATCTTACAAATAAGTTTAAAGAAGACAGGAAGAAAAGAAATATA
Coding sequences within:
- a CDS encoding S-layer homology domain-containing protein, with product MKNLKKIAALVIVLAMALSSVSFAAFTDVKEDASYNEAVTVMSALGLLKGYEDGTFGPDKTITRAEFAAVVVRMLGMEVAASGVATATNFIDVPATHWAAGYVKIANQKGIINGYGDGNFGPEDEVTYEQAIKMLVLALGYAPKFEGVVDAYPTAYMAEANALGMTVGAAGKIGDKATRAIVARLAYNALDDQLMEQKGYGSEITFEPVDKTLLSSILKVAKVDATVKPVGFTAEDANKVVVNVTDLGDEYDKSGIEEGEKTYDAVEGLVIPKGYAVTAFIDYNDEDMVVLAVVPKAGKNEVLELTATQMFEGELDLEVADDEGILTYYKVSSDESKATEVELSKEIVVYKNQNVEAVKKADYSDIESAYAAGNIQSLKLIENNKDNKGYDVLIYTEVKSDIVKEINDFTESVTGQLNNDIYDFDKEIEDQIYTLKDVNGKELSFADIKVGDIINVIESVDAKDKSYFEYIISSDKVEGTVTEEDESGKTVVIGDKEYKLADGVSVEPSDKGTFYVDIMGNIIYKELDVSSRTFGILYQIEVADGLEEGIEVTIYTREGNFDVFTLDSEVELNGLGEVELADLSAATKNKLVYDEDVTVFDVTTTPELVMYSANSSGEISSLINKANIEAKASDYYVVDEDEAEYSADYESIDDAIIVDSSVIVASKDDKLVRKVDNYSISSKAVFNEKVKSNITYIAEEATDELVYAIVYNATAKVEATNPVMVVNAVNKGETEDGDEYSIVKGYVNGELKSFNLTNDADIETLSKSGSKAIAKGALIQYNEGDFASAVRIIATAADVEAAAKGELTGYGEDYKDDETGYLVSGKVDDYRNGKIFFDGAESGLSFKSGTPTVKVTLKDSKISKLSAGYSISYAETKENYKENNKDVVIVYNYDRENMICVVIDLGDANKK
- the nrdR gene encoding transcriptional repressor NrdR, translating into MKCPFCGFADSKVIETRTVDDTNSIRRRRECLECQQRFTTYEKVENIPLVIIKKNKTRETFDREKVLAGIITACQKRPVTASQMEQMVDEIEQQLLNSLEREVPSTVIGELVMQKLKDVDEVAYVRFASVYRQFKDINTFMSELKKLLS